The sequence CCGGCATTTGGGCGTGCAAAATATTGCACGTGCTATTACTGTTATCCGAACGCCCGGTTGGCCCTGCAGTCGATCATCGTATGCTGCCGGCCCGGCTTCCAGGCGTTCATTCAGACCCGCGCCGACGATGAGCGGCTACCGAGGAGCTTATGAGCAAGACCAACGAATCCCTGATGCAACGCCGTGTCGCCGCCGTCCCTCGTGGTGTCGGCCAGATTCACCCGATCTTTGCCGATCACGCGAAGAACAGCAGCGTGGTCGACGTGGAAGGTCGCGAATTCATCGATTTCGCCGGCGGCATCGCTGTGCTGAATACCGGTCACCTGCACCCGAAGATCATCAAGGCGGTGGAAGATCAGTTGCACAAGCTGACCCACACCTGCTTCCAGGTACTGGCGTACGAGCCTTATGTCGAGCTGTGCGAGAAGATCAACGCGCGGGTGCCGGGCGATTTCGCCAAGAAGACCTTGCTGGTCACCACCGGCTCCGAGGCCGTTGAAAACGCGGTGAAGATTGCCCGCGCCGCCACCGGCCGCGCCGGCGTGATCGCCTTCACCGGTGCCTATCACGGTCGCACCATGATGACCCTCGGCCTGACCGGCAAGGTTGCGCCCTATTCGGCCGGCATGGGCCTGATGCCGGGCGGCATCTTCCGCGCGCTGTATCCCTGCGCGATCCATGGTGTCAGCGTCGACGAGTCGATCGCCAGCATCGAGCGCATCTTCAAGAACGACGCCGAGCCGCGTGATATCGCCGCGATCATCATCGAGCCGGTGCAGGGCGAGGGCGGCTTCAACGTCGCGCCGAAGGAGTTCATGGTCCGTTTGCGCGCGCTCTGCGATCAGCACGGCATTCTGTTGATCGCCGACGAGGTGCAGACCGGCGCCGGGCGCACCGGCACCTTCTTCGCCATGGAGCAGATGGGCGTGGTCGCCGACCTGACCACCTTCGCCAAATCCGTCGGCGGTGGCTTCCCGATCGCCGGGGTGTGCGGCAAGGCCGAGATCATGGATTCCATCGCCCCCGGCGGGCTGGGCGGCACCTATGCGGGCAATCCGCTGTCTTGCGCGGCGGCGCTGGCCGTGATGGAAATCTTCGAGGAGGAAAAGCTGCTCGACCGTTGCAAGGCGGTGGCCGAGAAGCTCACCAGCGGCCTCAAGGCGATCCAGGCCAAGCACAAGGAGATCGGCGAGGTGCGCGGGCTCGGCGCGATGATCGCCATCGAGCTGTTCGAGGACGGCGATCATGCGCGGCCGGCTGCCGCGCTTACCTCGCAGATTGTTGCCAGGGCGCGGGAGAAGGGGCTGATCCTGCTCTCCTGCGGCACCTACTACAACGTGCTGCGCGTGCTGGTGCCGCTGACTGCGGAGGACGAGCTGCTCGACCGCGGTCTGGCCATCATCGGCGAATGCTTTGATGAACTGACCTGATCCACCCGCGCGCGTCAGACATTCGTGATGGATGTCCGGCGCGCCGCAACTCCGACCCTCGGGTACAATGCGCGGCATTCCGCCGTGCTACCCGAGGTCGTCATGCAGCCGTTCGCCATCGCTCCCTCCATCCTCTCCGCCAATTTCGCCCGCCTGGGCGAGGAAGTGGACAACGTGCTCGCCGCCGGTGCGGACATCGTCCATTTCGACGTGATGGACAACCACTACGTGCCCAACCTGACCATCGGCCCGATGGTCTGCTCGGCGTTGCGCAAGCATGGCGTCACCGCCCCGATCGACGTGCACCTGATGGTTCGTCCGGTGGACCGCATGATCGGTGACTTTCTCGAAGCCGGCGCCAGCTACATCACCTTCCACCCAGAGGCTTCGGATCACATCGATCGCTCTCTGCAGCTGATCAAGGACGGCGGAGCCAAGGCTGGCCTGGTGTTCAACCCGGCGACGCCGCTGGACGTGCTCAAGTACGTGATGGACAAGGTCGACATGGTCCTGCTGATGAGCGTGAACCCCGGCTTCGGCGGGCAGAAGTTCATCCCCGGTACCCTGGACAAGCTGCGCGAAGCGCGTGCGCTGATCGATGCCAGCGGCCGCGAGATCCGGCTGGAGATCGACGGTGGCGTCAATCCGAACAACATCCGCGAGATCGCTGCCGCTGGCGCCGACACCTTCGTCGCCGGCTCGGCCATCTTCAATCAGCCGGACTACAAGGCGGTGATCGACCAGATGCGCGCCGAACTGGCGCAGGCTCGCCCATGACGCGTCTGGAACAGCTGTTCGACGGCAGGCTGCCGGGCCTGGTTATGTTCGACCTGGACGGCACCCTGATGGATTCGGTACCGGACCTGGCCGCCGCAGTGGACAAGATGTTGATGCTGCTCGGCCGGAAGCCCGCCGGCATCGAGCGGGTACGCGACTGGGTCGGCAATGGCTCGCGGGTGCTGGTGCGGCGCGCCCTGGCTGGCGGCCTCCAACATGAGGGCGTTGCGAACGAGCTGGCCGACGAGGCGCTGGCGCTGTTCATGCAGGCCTATTCCGGCGGTCACGCGCGGACAACGGTCTACCCCGGCGTGCACGACTGCCTGGACTGGTTGCGTGAGCGCGACATCAAGCTGGCGATCATCACCAACAAGCCGGCGCAGTTCATCGAACCATTGCTGGAGGAGAAGGGGCTGGCCGGCTATTTCCAGTGGCTTGTCGGGGGCGATACCTTGCCGCAGCAGAAGCCCGATCCGGCGGCTTTGTTTTATGTAATGGACAAGGCGGAGGTGGCTCCGGCCGCCGCGCTGTTCATTGGCGACTCGCGCAACGACGTGCGCGCCGCCAAGGCGGCTGGCGTCCCCTGCGTGGCGCTGAGCTATGGCTACAACCATGGGGAGCCGATCGTTAACGAAGCACCCGCGCTGGTGCTCGACGACCTGCGCGAGCTGGTTGCTTCGGTTCCGGGGCTGCGCTAGTGTGGCCCCTGTTCCGTAACCCGCCTGGACGAGATCAGATCGTGGTGGTCACCCGCAAACAATGGACGAATGTCATCAAGGCCCTGGCCCGTTGGCGCTGGCGCGCCTGACTCTTCCTGCCGGCTCTGCCCGGTACGTTTGCACAGCTTGACCTTAAGCAGTTCCCCTCCGACCACGAGGCTGACATGACCCGCGAAGAATTCCTGCGTTTGGCCGCCAAAGGCCACAACCGCATTCCCCTGTCGTTCGAAACCATCGCCGACTTCGATACGCCTCTGACGCTCTATCTCAAGCTCGCCGACGCGCCCAATTCCTACCTGCTCGAGTCTGTGCAGGGCGGGGAGAAGTGGGGGCGTTATTCGATCATCGGCCTACCGTGCCGCACTGTGTTGCGCGTCCAGGATCACCGCATCAGCGTGGCCACCGACGGCATCGAGACCGAGGCCTGCGAGGTCGAGGATCCGCTGGCCTTCGTCGAGTCGTTCCAGCAGCGCTACCGCGTTGCGCCGGTCGACGGTCTGCCGCGCTTCAACGGAGGGCTGGTGGGTTACTTCGGCTACGACAGCGTGCGCTATGTCGAGCGCAAGCTGGCGAGCTGCCCGAACCCCGATCCGCTGGGCACGCCGGATATTTTGCTGATGGTCTCGGACGCGGTGGTGGTGTTCGACAATCTGGCCGGCAAGCTGCACTGTATCGTGCTGGTCGATCCGGCGCAGCCAGATGCCTTTGATGCGGGGCAGGCAAAACTGCAGGCCCTGCGCGAAAAACTGCGGCAGTCGATCACGCCGCGTCTGGGCCTGGATTTCGAAAGCGGCGCCGGCCACGAGCCAACGTTCCGTTCGAGCTTCAGTCGTGGAGACTACGAACAGGCCGTCAACCGCATCAAGGACTACATCCTCGCTGGCGATTGCATGCAGGTGGTGATCTCCCAGCGCATGTCGATCCCGTTCAAGGCGGCGCCGATCGACCTCTATCGCGCGCTGCGCTGCTTTAACCCGACTCCCTACATGTACTTCTTCAACTTCGGCGATTTCCATGTGGTGGGCTCGTCGCCGGAAGTGCTGGTGCGGGTCGAAGAAGGCCTGGTCACGGTCCGGCCCATCGCCGGCACCCGCCCACGCGGCGCCAACGAGGAAGCGGACCTGGCGCTGGAAAAGGATCTGCTCAGCGACGCCAAGGAGCTGGCCGAGCACCTGATGCTGATCGACCTGGGCCGCAACGACGTCGGCCGCGTGGCCGAGAACGGCTCGGTGCGGCTGACCGAAAAGATGGTCATTGAGCGCTACTCCAACGTCATGCACATCGTTTCCAACGTCACGGGCCAGCTCAAGGCGCCGCTGACCGCAATGGATGCACTGCGCGCGATCCTGCCGGCCGGCACCCTGTCAGGCGCGCCGAAGATCCGTGCCATGGAAATCATCGACGAGCTGGAGCCGGTGAAACGCGGCGTTTACGGCGGCGCGGTCGGCTACCTGGCCTGGAACGGCAACATGGACACCGCGATCGCCATCCGTACCGCGGTGATCAAGGACGGCGAGCTGCATGTGCAGGCCGGCGCCGGGATCGTCGCCGACTCGCAGCCGGCGCTGGAATGGGAAGAGACGCTCAACAAGCGTCGCGCCATGTTCCGTGCGGTAGCCCTGGCGGAGAAGGGCGCGGACTGATCGCTTGTGCCTAGGCAGACAGTCCTGGGAAATTGCGACTAAAGTCCGTATGGATTGTATGGTAATGGCATCTAGCTATCCTTATAGTCGCAGGTAGCCGAGCTAGAGCGCTCGGCTACCCAACCCTAGCCGGTCGCACCAGCCGATGCCGTTACTGCCCAGCCATCCTTCGCGCGCCAATTCGCACAGCTTGCCGCTGGTATGGATGCTGGTCGCCGCCCTGGCCGGGCTGCTGGTTCTCGTCTATCTGTTGTCGAATCTGGCGGACTTCAACGGCAGCCCGGTGTGGTTCCCGTTGCCGCTGCACATCGTCGCCGAAACTTTCTCGATCGCGGTTGCGGCATTGGTGTTCGCCGTGGCCTGGCATGCCCAGCAACCGCGGCCGCTGTCGAACCCCTGGCTGGCGTGCGCGTTTCTGGCCATCGCCCTGTTGGACCTGGCTCATATGCTGTCCTACAAGGGCATGCCGGCTGTGGTGACGCCGGCTTCGCCGGAAAAGGCCATCGCATTCTGGCTGGTATCGCGTCTTGTGCTCGCCTTGACGCTGCTCGCGGTGGCCTGGCGGGTATGCCATCGGCTCGGGGCCTTGCCCCGGCCCGTGCTGCTGTTCTCAACGCTTGGTCTGGTCGCGCTGGTCGTCTACCTGCAGCTTTTCCGGCCGCAGCTATGGCCGCGGACCTTCATCGAAGGGCAGGGTCTGACCCGCTTCAAGATTCTCGCTGAATGGCTGATCATCGCTTTGCTCGTCCTGGCGGCGTGGCCGTTCTGGCGGGCCCGGGAGCGCGACGAAACAGGCTACTTCGACGGCATGCTGGCCGCGACACTGGTGTCGATTCTCGCCGAGCTGTGCTTTACCGCCTACGCCAATGTGAACAGCTTCTACAGCCTGCTGGGGCATGCCTACAAGATCATTTCCTACGGCTTCATCTATCAGGTGGTGTTCGTCTCGAGCGTGCGCGCGCCCTACGAGCGGCTGGCGATCGAAATGACCGAGCGAGTTGCGGCGCAGAAACGTGCCGACTACATGGCTCACTTCGACGGCCTGACGGGGCTGCCCAATCTGAGCCTGCTCGAAGATCGGACGCGCCAGGCTCTGGCCGCCGCGCTTAAGCTCAAGGGGGCCGTGGCGGTGCTCTACGTCGATCTCGACCATTTCAAGATGGTCAACGACTCGTTCGGCCGTGCTTTCGGCGACCAGGTCCTGTGCACCATGGCGACCAGGCTGCAGCAGGCCCTGCCCGATGGTGCGGTGCTGGCCCGCGGAGGCGGCGATGAGTTTGTCGTGCTCCTGGCGGACCTTGCCGACGCCGAAGCTGCATCGGCTGTTATCCAGTTCGTGCTCGACACCTTGGCTGAACCCTGCGTCATTCAACGCCAGGAAGTGGTGATGTCCACCAGCATCGGCGTGGCCGTCGGTCCAGGGGACGGCATGGACTTCCCCTGCCTGCTGCGCAACGCCGAGATGGCCATGTACAAGGCCAAGGAGGCCGGGCGACGCACCTGGTGTTATTACAACGCTGCGCTCGATGCCGAGATGCGCGGGCGGCTATACCTGATCAACGGGCTGCGGGTCGCGATCGAGCGTGACGAGCTGTTTCTGGACTACCAACTGCAAGTGGATCTGGTCAGTGGCGAGGTGGTGGGCGCCGAAGCGTTGGTGCGCTGGCAACATCCGCAATGGGGGCTGGTCGCGCCTGGGCAGTTCATTCCGGCAGCGGAGCAGAGCGGGCTGATCGTCGATATCGGCCAATGGATCATTCTCGAGGCGTGCCGGCAGGCCGCACGGTGGCGCGCCGAAGGGCTGTGCATCCCGCGCGTGGCGGTCAACGTCGCGGCGATACAACTGCACCAGGGTACGCTGGTGCGGACCGTTTCCAGCGCGCTCGAACAGACCGGGCTGCCGCCATCGGCACTGGAGCTCGAGTTGACCGAGTCCAGCCTGATCGAAAACACCGAGCAGGTGATGATCACGCTAGCGCGGCTGAAAGCGCTGGGCGTGACGCTGGCCATCGATGACTTCGGCACGGGTTATTCCTGCCTGGCCTACCTGCGCCGCTTGTCCGTGGATACGCTGAAAATTGATCGATCCTTCGTCAATGACCTGCTCACCGACGATGGCCATGCCATCGTCGCCGCCATCATCCACATGGCCGATTCGCTGGGCCTCAGCACGCTGGCCGAGGGCGTCGAAGACGAAGGTACTGCAGCGGAACTGCGCCGGTTGGGCTGCCGGCAGGCGCAGGGCTTCTTCTATGCGCGGCCGGCGCGTGCTCGCGCGCTGCCGGCCATCGTCGCGGCGCTGTCGCACGAGTCGAGCGCGGCCGGGTGGTAACGCGCCGGTTCCGCCCGGGTTGCGCTCTGGTATAGTCCGGTTGAATCGTGGCCTGGCATGGGCTACTTTGCGCCGTAAGCTCTGCGAGACCTATCCGTGAAATTCAGCAGCACACTCCTGATGCGCGTGTTCAAGGCCAATGCCCGCTGGCGTTGGCGCGTCTGATCCTTGCCGGCTCCACGCCGGAGTACCTAAGTTTGCCTGTCTCCACCGCCTCGCCGTGCCGCACGGCGCCGGCGCGACGTGTGATGACAGCGCCGGATCAGCTTCAAACCCTAGGGTGACGCCAAATGCTGCTAATGCTGGATAACTACGACTCCTTTACCTACAACGTGGTGCAATACCTCGGCGAGCTCGGTGCCGATGTTAGGGTCGTGCGCAACGATGAACTCAGCGTTGCCGAGATCGAGGCCCTGAACCCGGAGCGCATCGTCGTCTCGCCAGGCCCCTGCACGCCCAACGAGGCGGGCGTCTCGCTGGAACTGATTCGCCATTTCGCCGGCAAGCTGCCGATCCTCGGCGTTTGCCTTGGCCATCAAAGCATCGGCCAGGCCTTCGGTGGCGACGTAGTGCGTGCTCGCCAGGTCATGCACGGCAAGACCAGCCCGGTCTATCACCATGACCAGGGTGTGTTCTCGGGGCTGAACAACCCACTCACGGTGACGCGCTACCACTCACTGGTGGTCAAGCGCGAAACGCTGCCCGACTGCCTGGAAGTGACGGCCTGGACGCAGCACGAAGACGGAACCCTCGACGAAATCATGGGGTTGCGGCACAAGACCTTGAATATCGAGGGCGTGCAGTTCCACCCCGAATCAATCCTTACCGAGCAGGGACACGAGCTGTTCGCCAATTTTCTGAAGCAGACCGGAGGCGTGCGCTGATGGACATCAAGGAAGCCCTCAACCGCATCGTCGGCCAACTCGACCTGAGCACCGACGAGATGAAGGCGGTGATGCGCCAGATCATGACCGGCCAATGCACCGATGCGCAGGTGGGTGCGTTTCTCATGGGCATGCGCATGAAGAGCGAGACCATCGATGAGATCGTTGGCGCGGTGCAGGTCATGCGAGAACTCGCCGAACCGGTTCATTTCGATACTCATCGGCTGGTCGATACCTGCGGGACCGGTGGCGACGGGATGAACATCTTCAACGTGTCCACCGCCGCGGCGTTCGTCGTCGCGGCCGCCGGCGGCAAGGTGGCCAAGCACGGCAACCGGGCTGTCTCGGGCAAAAGCGGCAGTGCCGATCTGCTCGAGGCGGCCGGCGTCAATCTCGACCTCACCCCCGCCCAGGTGGCGCGCAGTGTGGATGCCGTGGGCGTCGGCTTCATGTTCGCACCGGCCCACCACGGCGCGATGAAGTATGCCGCCGGCCCTCGCCGCGAACTGGGGTTGCGCACGCTGTTCAATATCCTTGGACCCATGTCGAACCCGGCCGGGGTCAAGCATCAGGTGCTCGGCGTGTTCAGCAAGGAGCTTTGCCGGCCGATGGCCGAGGTGCTGTCGCGCCTCGGAAGCCAGCATGTGCTGGTCGTTCACGCCCAGGATGGGCTCGACGAGATCAGCCTGGCGGCACCGACCCACGTGGCCGAGTTGAACAAGGGCGAGATCAGCGAATACCGCGTCCAGCCGGAAGACTTCGGCATAAAAAGCCAGAGCCTGATCGGGCTCAACGTCGAGGACGCGCAAGGCTCGCTGGCCTTGATTCGCGACGCGCTGGGGCGGCGCAAGACCGAGAACGGTCAAAAGGCCGCAGACATGATCGTGCTCAACGCTGGCGCTGCGTTATATGCGGCCGACGTGGCCAGTAGTCTCAAGCAAGGCGTCGAGATCGCCCATGACGCACTGCATACGGGCCTGGCGCGCGACAAGTTCGAAGAGCTGGTGTCCTTCACCGTGGTGTTCAAGCAGGAGCAAGCGCAATGAGCGTGCCGACGGTTCTGGAAAAAATCATCACGCGCAAGCGCGAGGAGGTGGCCGAGCGTCGTGCTCGAGTCGGCCTCGCCGAGCTGGAAGCAGCGGCGGCTGCGGCAGATCCGGTCCGCGGTTTTGCACGGCGCTTGCAGGAGCAGGCTGGACACAAGCAGCCCGCGGTGATCGCCGAGATCAAGAAGGCCTCACCGAGCAAAGGCGTGCTGCGCGAAGACTTCGTGCCAGCGGACATCGCCAAGAGCTACGAGGCGGGTGGGGCGACCTGCCTGTCGGTGCTGACCGACATCGATTTCTTTCAAGGTGCCGACGAATATCTGCAGCAGGCGCGCGCCGCCTGCAAATTGCCGGTGATCCGCAAGGATTTCATGGTCGATCCCTACCAGGTGATCGAGGCGAGGGCGCTGGGCGCCGATTGCATTCTGCTGATCGTCGCGGCGCTGGAAGACGGGCAGATGGCTGAGCTGGCCGAGGTGGCCAAGGCCCAGGGCCTCGATGTGCTGGTGGAAGTACATGACGGGGCGGAGCTGGAGCGAGCGTTACGCCTGGATACGCCCTTGGTCGGCGTCAACAATCGTAATCTGCACACCTTCGAGCTGAGCCTGGAGACCACGCTCGACCTGCTTCCGCGCATCCCGCGCGACCGTCTAGTCGTCACCGAAAGTGGGATCCTGCATCGCGCCGATGTCGAGCTCATGGAAATCAACGAGGTGCATGCGTTTCTGGTCGGCGAAGCCTTCATGCGTGCCGAGCAGCCCGGCGTCGAGTTGCAGCGGCTGTTCTTCCCTGGCCGCAACCGACCGCGGTTGGCGAGCGATCCGGACTGATTGAAGCTAAAGGCTGGTGATCGCAGCCATGGCAGCATCGCTGCGCTGGGCCTGAAAAAATCAGCAAAAAAGCGCGTGTGTACCGAGCGTAACTGCACTTTTTTGCTGATTTTGCTTGGCTTGGCGGCCGCTCATTACAGTCTGGTGAGCTGCACCTCTCGCGTTGTCGATGCTGACGCAGCCGTCAACGCGTACCGAACACCACCATGGTTTTCCCTTTGACATGTACCAGGCCCTGCGACTCCAGGCTCTTGAGTACACGCCCGACCATTTCCCTCGAACAGCCGACGATGCGACCGATTTCCTGACGGGTGATCTTGATCTGCATGCCATCGGGATGGGTCATTGCGTCGGGCTGTTTGCAGAGGTCGAGCAGAGTGCGGGCCACGCGGCCGGTCACGTCGAGAAACGCCAGGTCGCCAACCTTACGGGTGGTATTGCGCAGGCGTTCGGCCATCTGGCTACCCAGTGCGTACAGGATGTCGGGATCCTGCTGGGTCAGTTCACGAAACTTCGCGTAGCTCAGTTCGGCGACTTCGCACTCCGTCTTGGCGCGAACCCAGGCACTGCGCTCTTTCTCCATGCCTTCTTTTTCGAACAGACCCATCTCCCCGAAGAAGTCTCCCGAATTGAGGTAGGCGATGATCATCTCGCGACCGTCATCGTCCTCGATCAGGATGGTGACCGAGCCTTTGACTATGAAGAAGAGCGTTTCGCAGCGATCGCCTGCGTAGATGATGGTGCTCTTGGCGGTATAGCGTCGTCGGTGGCAATGCGCGAGGAGTTTGTCGATGTTCTTGATCTTGGGCGTGAGTGTAATAGCAACCATGCTTTAGTCCCGGAAGATGTGTCCAATTAGAGGCAGGTTCTTATTATGTATGACTGAGTTCTGTTATCAGGCTGAGGGAGCTTAACAGACAGGTCTCGATCAACAACAAAACTGCGACACGAAATCAACTTTCATACATTCATTTCGTCGGATTGCCGACTCCAGTCGTGACCGGAGGTCATGCTAAGCTTCGCTCCTTTTCAACCGGAGTCTATCGATGAAAGCGCGCATTCAGTGGGCTGGCGAAGCGATGTTTCTTGGTGAATCGGGAAGCGGCCATGTCGTGGTCATGGACGGTCCGCCGGAGAACGGAGGGCGCAATCTCGGTGTTCGCCCAATGGAAATGCTGCTGTTGGGGCTCGGTGGTTGCAGTAACTTCGATGTGGTAAGCATTCTGAAGAAGTCACGGCAGGCGGTGGAAAGCTGCGAGGCGTTCCTCGAAGCTGAGCGCGCCGACGAAGATCCCAAGGTGTTCACCAAGATCCACCTGCGTTTCGTCGTCAAAGGTCGCGGTTTGAAGGAAGCGCAGGTCAAGCGCGCCGTTGAGCTTTCAGCTGAGAAATACTGCTCTGCGTCGATCATGCTCGGACGCGCCGGTGTGGAAATCAGCCACGCCTATGAGATCGTCGAACTGGGCTGAGCCGTCAGTGTCAGGTTGCGGTGCTCGATGCCGTCGCGACGGCATCGAGCTGATGCCGGTCGATGAAAATTGAGGCCGCTGGCACTGGAACAGCAGGCCGTCAATCTGCATAATGCGCGCCCCGTTTTTCAACGGGGCGTTTCGTTAGAACACACAGCCACGGTCGCAATTGCGAAGAGGTGTATACGGTCCTACGCAGATACAGCGGTATCTGACGGGCATGCTCAATCACGCGGTGCGCCGCATCGAAGAGAGTCTCCAATGGTGAAAAGCAAACTCAAGCTCCACGGGTTCAATAACCTGACGAAGTCCTTGAGCTTCAATATCTACGACATCTGCTATGCCGAAACCCAGGAAGACCAGCAGGCGTATGTGCAGTACATCGACGAACAGTATGACGCGAAGCGGCTGACGCAGATTCTGACCGATGTAGTCGACATCATTGGCGCGAATATTCTCAATATCGCGCGGCAGGATTACGAGCCGCAGGGTGCGAGTGTCACCATTCTCATCTCGGAGCAGCCGGTTACGCCGACTGACAGCCAGATCGAGGAATCGCCTGGTCCGTTGCCGGATACTATCCTGGCGCACCTGGACAAGAGCCACATTACCGTTCATACCTACCCGGAGATTCATCCCGTCGAAGGGATCGCGACGTTCCGCGTGGATATCGACGTATCGACGTGCGGCGTTATTTCGCCACTAAAGGCACTCAACTATCTAATCCATCAGTTTGATTCGGATATCGTGACGGTCGACTATCGCGTTCGCGGCTTCACTCGCGATGTTGAAGGCAAAAAGCACTTCATCGATCATGAGATCAATTCGATTCAGAACTATCTCTCCGAGGACACTCGCGCGGCCTATCAGATGACCGATGTGAATGTTTATCAGGAGAACTTGTTCCACACCAAGATGCTGCTCAAGAACTTCGAGCTGGAGAACTACCTGTTCGGAGACGCCACCAGCAATCTGTCTGCGGAACAGCGCGAGCAGGTGGAGGATCGCCTCCGACATGAAATGCTGGAGATTTTCTATGCCCGCAATATGCCGGGCTAAGTAAACAAAAGGGCGCCTCTCCGGCGCCCTTTTTGTATTCGCTCGATCTGCTCGACCCGCCCGTTAGATCCGATAGGTGGTCTTGGTCATCACCTTGGCCATCAGGCTCATGCCGAACTTGATCGGTGCCGGAAAGCGTAGGCCGCCCGCATCCAGCGCCGCGGTGGAGTGCTGCGCTTCGTCCTCGCGCATCTGCTCGAGAATCGCACGTGACTTCTCATCGGCTGCCGGAATCTGCTCGAGGTGCTCATCCAGGTGCTTGCAAACCTGGTCTTCAGTTGCCGCGACGAAGCCCAGGCTGATGCGGTCGCTGATCAGGCCGGCGGATGCGCCGATGCCGAACGACAAACCATAGAACAGCGGATTGAACACGCTGGTATGGCTACCTAACTGGTGGATCCGCTGTTCGCACCAGGCCAGATGATCGATCTCCTCGTCGGCCGCGCGCTCCATCGCCTCGCGCACGTTCGGCAGCCGTGCCGTCAAGGCCTGTCCCTGATACAGCGCCTGGGCGCAAACCTCTCCGGTGTGGTTGACGCGCATCAGCCCGGCTACGTGGCGCGCTTCGCTGTCGCTCAGTTCTGTCTCGTTCTTCAATACCGCAGGTGTCGGTCGATGGGGCTGGCCGCTGAAGGGGAGCAGCGTTCTAAGCGCCGCATCGGCTTGCATCAGCAGACGGTCGGCGGGTGAGTATTCGCGTTGGTTGGGCATGTCGCCTCCAGATGTTTCGGAGCAGCCGTGATTGAATGTGCGCGCCTCGGGTGGCTGCGGTCAGCCTGGAGGCCAATGCATCTGGCGCTGGCCGAGCACATGCATGTGTATGTGATAGACCGTCTGGCCACCCAGGTCGTTGCAGTTCATGACGACCCGGAAGCCTTCCTGGCAGCCTTGCTGC comes from Stutzerimonas stutzeri and encodes:
- the trpE gene encoding anthranilate synthase component I; amino-acid sequence: MTREEFLRLAAKGHNRIPLSFETIADFDTPLTLYLKLADAPNSYLLESVQGGEKWGRYSIIGLPCRTVLRVQDHRISVATDGIETEACEVEDPLAFVESFQQRYRVAPVDGLPRFNGGLVGYFGYDSVRYVERKLASCPNPDPLGTPDILLMVSDAVVVFDNLAGKLHCIVLVDPAQPDAFDAGQAKLQALREKLRQSITPRLGLDFESGAGHEPTFRSSFSRGDYEQAVNRIKDYILAGDCMQVVISQRMSIPFKAAPIDLYRALRCFNPTPYMYFFNFGDFHVVGSSPEVLVRVEEGLVTVRPIAGTRPRGANEEADLALEKDLLSDAKELAEHLMLIDLGRNDVGRVAENGSVRLTEKMVIERYSNVMHIVSNVTGQLKAPLTAMDALRAILPAGTLSGAPKIRAMEIIDELEPVKRGVYGGAVGYLAWNGNMDTAIAIRTAVIKDGELHVQAGAGIVADSQPALEWEETLNKRRAMFRAVALAEKGAD
- the gabT gene encoding 4-aminobutyrate--2-oxoglutarate transaminase, whose translation is MSKTNESLMQRRVAAVPRGVGQIHPIFADHAKNSSVVDVEGREFIDFAGGIAVLNTGHLHPKIIKAVEDQLHKLTHTCFQVLAYEPYVELCEKINARVPGDFAKKTLLVTTGSEAVENAVKIARAATGRAGVIAFTGAYHGRTMMTLGLTGKVAPYSAGMGLMPGGIFRALYPCAIHGVSVDESIASIERIFKNDAEPRDIAAIIIEPVQGEGGFNVAPKEFMVRLRALCDQHGILLIADEVQTGAGRTGTFFAMEQMGVVADLTTFAKSVGGGFPIAGVCGKAEIMDSIAPGGLGGTYAGNPLSCAAALAVMEIFEEEKLLDRCKAVAEKLTSGLKAIQAKHKEIGEVRGLGAMIAIELFEDGDHARPAAALTSQIVARAREKGLILLSCGTYYNVLRVLVPLTAEDELLDRGLAIIGECFDELT
- a CDS encoding putative bifunctional diguanylate cyclase/phosphodiesterase, encoding MPLLPSHPSRANSHSLPLVWMLVAALAGLLVLVYLLSNLADFNGSPVWFPLPLHIVAETFSIAVAALVFAVAWHAQQPRPLSNPWLACAFLAIALLDLAHMLSYKGMPAVVTPASPEKAIAFWLVSRLVLALTLLAVAWRVCHRLGALPRPVLLFSTLGLVALVVYLQLFRPQLWPRTFIEGQGLTRFKILAEWLIIALLVLAAWPFWRARERDETGYFDGMLAATLVSILAELCFTAYANVNSFYSLLGHAYKIISYGFIYQVVFVSSVRAPYERLAIEMTERVAAQKRADYMAHFDGLTGLPNLSLLEDRTRQALAAALKLKGAVAVLYVDLDHFKMVNDSFGRAFGDQVLCTMATRLQQALPDGAVLARGGGDEFVVLLADLADAEAASAVIQFVLDTLAEPCVIQRQEVVMSTSIGVAVGPGDGMDFPCLLRNAEMAMYKAKEAGRRTWCYYNAALDAEMRGRLYLINGLRVAIERDELFLDYQLQVDLVSGEVVGAEALVRWQHPQWGLVAPGQFIPAAEQSGLIVDIGQWIILEACRQAARWRAEGLCIPRVAVNVAAIQLHQGTLVRTVSSALEQTGLPPSALELELTESSLIENTEQVMITLARLKALGVTLAIDDFGTGYSCLAYLRRLSVDTLKIDRSFVNDLLTDDGHAIVAAIIHMADSLGLSTLAEGVEDEGTAAELRRLGCRQAQGFFYARPARARALPAIVAALSHESSAAGW
- a CDS encoding aminodeoxychorismate/anthranilate synthase component II: MLLMLDNYDSFTYNVVQYLGELGADVRVVRNDELSVAEIEALNPERIVVSPGPCTPNEAGVSLELIRHFAGKLPILGVCLGHQSIGQAFGGDVVRARQVMHGKTSPVYHHDQGVFSGLNNPLTVTRYHSLVVKRETLPDCLEVTAWTQHEDGTLDEIMGLRHKTLNIEGVQFHPESILTEQGHELFANFLKQTGGVR
- a CDS encoding phosphoglycolate phosphatase codes for the protein MTRLEQLFDGRLPGLVMFDLDGTLMDSVPDLAAAVDKMLMLLGRKPAGIERVRDWVGNGSRVLVRRALAGGLQHEGVANELADEALALFMQAYSGGHARTTVYPGVHDCLDWLRERDIKLAIITNKPAQFIEPLLEEKGLAGYFQWLVGGDTLPQQKPDPAALFYVMDKAEVAPAAALFIGDSRNDVRAAKAAGVPCVALSYGYNHGEPIVNEAPALVLDDLRELVASVPGLR
- the rpe gene encoding ribulose-phosphate 3-epimerase — encoded protein: MQPFAIAPSILSANFARLGEEVDNVLAAGADIVHFDVMDNHYVPNLTIGPMVCSALRKHGVTAPIDVHLMVRPVDRMIGDFLEAGASYITFHPEASDHIDRSLQLIKDGGAKAGLVFNPATPLDVLKYVMDKVDMVLLMSVNPGFGGQKFIPGTLDKLREARALIDASGREIRLEIDGGVNPNNIREIAAAGADTFVAGSAIFNQPDYKAVIDQMRAELAQARP